In the genome of Arachis stenosperma cultivar V10309 chromosome 2, arast.V10309.gnm1.PFL2, whole genome shotgun sequence, the window GGAGCCAAAAGAAACAAGAATACTGGCCACAATTATCAAAACCAAACCCAAAGTACTTAAACTTTTATCATGATCATTATTAAGGTTTTCTGATTGACAATTGTGGTAATCTCCATTGAGAAAAGGATTGCACTCTAAATTGTAGAATTGCACAGAATCTAGCCCCTCAGGTATGTTGCCACTGAGATTGTTGTAACTAAGGTCTAAATGATTAACACTTTTGCCAATTAGAGAAGGAATGCTTCCACTCAAATTGTTAATGCTGAGATCTACAAATGTAAGGTGAACAAAGAGACCAGATGGGATAACACCAGAAAGTCTATTAGTAGAAAGATCCAAAGCTTCTAACTGCAACAAATTCTCTATTTCTATGGGGATACTACCATTTATCTTGTTGTGTCCCATAGTGAGCATTATCATTTCTGTTAGAAGTCCTATACTTGAAGGTATAGAACCAGTGAAACAATTTGAATCAAGGTGGAGATACGTCAACCGGTTCGAGTACCCTATTTGCTCAGGAATTGGACCAGCAAGGTTGTTGTAGCTAACATCTAGATATGAAAGATTACCAATCTGAAAGGGAATGCTTCCAATTAACTTGTTTGTGCTGAGATCCACATGACTGATATGAACAAGTATAGTAGATGGGATATAACCACAAATTTGATTCCCTGAAAGTCTTATATCATCTAATTGTGTCAGGTTAGATATCCATTTTGGTATAACACCCAAGATTTCATTATATGAAAGATCTAAAACTTTAAGATGAACCAAGTTCTCTAATTCACTGGGGATAGATCCACCTACTTCATTGTTTTTGATAGTCAACACTTCCAACTGGGTTAAAAGTCCTAAACTTGAAGGTATAGAACCATTAATGGAATTTGAATTAAGGTGGAGACTTGTCAAACGGTTCAAGTACCCTATTTGGTGAGGTATTGGACCAACCAAGTTGTTTAAACTAAGGTCTAAGGTTAACAAATTTGTTAAATTCCCTATTTCTTGAGGGATGAGACCACTAAAGCCGTTTTGGGAAAGGTCAAGATTCTCTAACTTGGTGAGATTTGCATATGTTGTAGCAGGAAGGTCACCAGTTAGTTGATTGCTAGAAAGGTTCATGTAGATGAGATTGGACATATGACTGAAGATTAAAGGAATGGTTCCACTGAACAAGTTTGAACTCAAATCCAATGTGACAAGCCTCTCTAGCCTGCTGAATTCATTAGGAATTTGACCACCAATGAAATTGTAAGAAATATCAAGCACAAGAAGTTGAGTTAGATTTGCCAATGAAGAAGGAGAACCTGGTTCATCTTTAAGCTTGTTATGAGATAGGTTCAGAAACTTCAGCTTGTTGAGACTACTTAGCCCCTTTGGGAATCCATACAACCCCATTTCACTGAGATCAAGGTGGACAAGATTCAAAAAGACAGAAAAATCGATGCCTGTCGACCGGCCCTGTGTCGCGAGAGAGCTGTCATAATTCTTCCTTGGAGGAGAAGTAATTTCTGTGATGCTTCCAGCATTGTTGCAGTGAATACCAGGCCAGCTGCAACGGTTTGAAATATTGTGTTGGTTACTCCACCAACCACTCAAAATCAAAGcatttgcttcttcatctaaGTGTGACAATTTGGATACTACTACTTTTCTGTGAGTTCCAGCTTCAGTTATGGGATTTATGGCAAAGAGAAGAAGAACTGATATAAAAAAGGAAGTGGGTATAACCATGGTTTCTGCAACTATAGTGATCAGGGTGTGTGAATCATCATCTTATGTGTAATatgtaatataataatatatgagtCCAAATCTATGTAATTATATGTTATAATTTTAAGTGTTACATTGTTGAATGAACATGTTTCAAACCTTAAAAGTCAGAATATAGCTAGGTAGAGTATAGCTTCTACGTGGAAATTCGGACAATGATATATGTGACCAGTGCCTGTTCTTGATTTCTTGAATTGTATTTGTATGCACCTTCTGTTATACATCCGTGTTCTAAAATTCTTCCTAGCTCCAATGGAATTTGAACAAACATATATTGTATTGTTTTTTCAAACGACTAAATTACTATTTTAGCCTTCAAATCATTAAGTTTTTGATAAAGTCAAAGTGGTattagaaagaaagaaatgaaattTTCGTCCTCTGAAAACGATCTTAATTTGACAAAATGTATTAAATATATAGAGAGATATACTTTAAAAAATTCTAGTGatcaaattttgatataattttttttcaagtatatttataaaaaaaaaggaaatctttttattctttatttagtaattttattctaattgaatattttttaagttttaagtatttttttatgtgaatacaaagtattaaaaaaaagtagaaaCATGACCTAgagatcaattttttttctgtattttttatgatgtacttttaaatatttttttcaaatatttcagcaacaaaattaaattaaatatataaattatttgtcatttataaaaatagaaaaaaaaatgatcattgacaattgtctcgAAAGACAACGAGATcctcaataaaaaaatactttttctGGTCTTTGATTTTTATTCTTGTGAGACAGATTAGCTCCGCTATCAATATTTTTTCTATGTATTAAAGAATTAACTTATATTACATGTTGAACTGTTGATTTATCCATTAAGAGTCATTTAGGATTGATAGATTTTTTTTGTCGGAGTTTCGTGTTTTGGGCAATTATTAGGGTTGTTTAGggtttttttaatattttttgtcatcttttttaaatatattggCTAAATTTATGGTGTAAAAATGAGAAATATTAgtgatttttaaattatttttacttaaaaaaattaaataaaagatatattagTAATTAACATATCACATAAACATGTTCGGGAGAAAAATcattagcataaaaactaattagTCTCATAATGTTAAAAAACACGAGTTAAAatggatattttttttgttggaaATCTTGCCGTCCTTCAAACAAAATATTAGAGCATATTTTGTTAAATTGATATCTTTTTTAAAGTGAAAATATCATTCATTTCTTagaaaagtatttttttaaaagtcaaATTATTTGACTATCACATACTTATTTAAATAGACTAATAAACTAACTACTAAATCAACTCAACTTAGTTAACTAAAAGTCATGTTAGAATTACCGATGTAATTTTATCCCActattttaaaatctaatagAATTACTAATATGTTGAATACTCTTtcaataaaatcaatttaatataaggggaaaaaaaagaaaatacacaAAGTAAAACATTACATACACACAAGCATGTTAATAACTCCGAGGTCCACAAATATTGCCAGTGGTGATGACGTATCGATGAAGACTAGTTGGAGACGTGGAGTGGAAGGATTACACATGTGGAAAAGAGCACATGCTATATTGCTATGTCCCTTTGAATTCAATCAGATTATATATGTTGAGTCATCAATTCATGGATTGAGATTTCATCAAATTAGATGACACAAGCCGATGTAtctgttttgatttttgaagtaGATAATTTGTTACGCTAAAATGTTGCCACAACAATTATTATCATGTAGTAGTATTTCTTGTATCTATCATACAAGTACGACTTCCCTTGATGAAATAGTTGACTATGAAATTTCCTTGGCTTCAACAATCGTACAATAAGAACATGTAGGGAGACGATATACTCTTCAACCAGCAAGGTAACCTAATGTGGTGCAATTTGCCAAATTTGTTCGtatattaatttcttttttcaaagTCACCCATAATAATGTTGTCATTTGAAAAAGGAGATATAAGTGGCGTACTAATTGAAAAACTTTTTTTACAAGACAGTTTAATATATTGTCATAATTTTCTATTAATACAAGTGCAGTCTACGTATCTTTTGGATTAGGACAATCCTGCTTAATTTAATAACATCACTCTCTTGTTAACCTAAAAAAAATACTAGATATAACATCACTTTCGTATTTATACATTTATGACATTGTCCAATGTCATGCCATGACCAAGACATCCAATTAGGAAGGCTGAAATTGAGTCtgaatttttctttcaaatttctTTTCAACAACTAGGTCAATATTTTAGGGTGAGATAAACATGTGAAGGGAATATGAGTAATGGATACaatattgaaaaagatatatattaaaaaaaaaatttgccaGTCTAAATCTTCTTTAGTAGCAAGATAAAGTTTCGTGGTGTAACTTTTACGTTTTAACGCATTGGTTTGGATCGatgttttgtttttactttGCTCTAAATATATGCAGATTTAGGTAAAAAcaaatcatgcaatttaaaagatatgaccTTTTAGttccaaataataataacatgaaTGTTAGCTTTTCACATTAATTACGTGTTTACCAAACAAAATGATTATGTAACTGCAGATGGACTTTTCTTTAAAGAAAAAATCTATAGAATTTCAATGTAGTTGTGGCTTTCATCAATACTAACTATATCTTAAAAATTATAGTTCAATCTAATAAATCTCATTATTTTGAACTAAAATCCCTTCAAAAACGACCATAAAGGCTTTAACTGCTATTCATTAAGTTTATAGCAATCAATTTTTCCgagaaatgaaggaattcacataAATTCGATGCTTGTTTAGTTCAAAATCCTTCACAGCAGAAGGAAACATTGTTCAAAACACATTGTTCTTCCTCCAATGACAAATTAACATGACTCCATAGCCATTGAAACATAGAAGGGAACGAGTCGGGTCAGTGAAGGGAAAGAATTCTATATTCATTTCCGGGGGAATCACCAACAAtcattttcttggtgatgattataatcatattttcaaaataaaaatactcaGAACACAATTTAAAAAGGAACTGAATAAAGCAGGCGAAGTGCATATTAATCAGaacaaaatccatcatcaaaacTATTACCACGAGAACAAAGTTGTATCACAAATTTTCATGTGTTCCAAAAATTCCAAGACATAATATGGTACCAAAGAACTAGGTCTGCTTATCAAAAAGTACATTGAAGGTAGAACCTGATACTATCACTGAACAACTCACTCTAAGCCACAAGGGTGCTGGCGGTTGTTGATTCACTGCAAAAGCAGATAACATAACCAGTGTTAGAACGTCGGAACATTGCGATGTAcacaaacaagaaacaaaaatgaGCCAAAGGCCCTAAAGTAATAGCATCTTTAAGGTGCCAGCACTTCAGAAATAAGCACAATCTCATTATTAAAACACCGATCCAAATTCTGTGGAATTGAGAACAAGTCGCTATAAACGACTTCTGTTCAACCTCTGCATACGAATAATAGTGATTCACATGAAGCAAAATGACAGCAAGAAGCAGTATAGTGCATTTTAACTAAtccaaaataattcaaaaacccatggactttcataaacaaaatatttatccAGAAGAAGATCACAAAGAATGGTTCCATTATGTTGTCAACCTAATCCTATCAACATGTATACACCGAATTCAATTGTTTTATGAACATCAATTTaacaatgaataaaaaaataaataagagcAAGAAGTTGAACAAACAGCACACTTAAAATACGAACCACACAAAACCCAATTCAGGGAACCACAAGGATTTTAAAAAATGGAAGTATTCATGAAATGCATCATCCCGGTGTATAATCATCAAAATAAAAGTTCAGGCACATTAAGAAACCGTTGTGATTTAAAGAAAATGCATATTTGATACTTACT includes:
- the LOC130957649 gene encoding probable leucine-rich repeat receptor-like protein kinase At1g35710, which produces MVIPTSFFISVLLLFAINPITEAGTHRKVVVSKLSHLDEEANALILSGWWSNQHNISNRCSWPGIHCNNAGSITEITSPPRKNYDSSLATQGRSTGIDFSVFLNLVHLDLSEMGLYGFPKGLSSLNKLKFLNLSHNKLKDEPGSPSSLANLTQLLVLDISYNFIGGQIPNEFSRLERLVTLDLSSNLFSGTIPLIFSHMSNLIYMNLSSNQLTGDLPATTYANLTKLENLDLSQNGFSGLIPQEIGNLTNLLTLDLSLNNLVGPIPHQIGYLNRLTSLHLNSNSINGSIPSSLGLLTQLEVLTIKNNEVGGSIPSELENLVHLKVLDLSYNEILGVIPKWISNLTQLDDIRLSGNQICGYIPSTILVHISHVDLSTNKLIGSIPFQIGNLSYLDVSYNNLAGPIPEQIGYSNRLTYLHLDSNCFTGSIPSSIGLLTEMIMLTMGHNKINGSIPIEIENLLQLEALDLSTNRLSGVIPSGLFVHLTFVDLSINNLSGSIPSLIGKSVNHLDLSYNNLSGNIPEGLDSVQFYNLECNPFLNGDYHNCQSENLNNDHDKSLSTLGLVLIIVASILVSFGSIGIGICVLFARHRRRRLKSKAAKHGDLFSIWEYDGKIAFEDIVEATEDFDIRYCIGTGAYGSVYKAELPSGKTIALKKLHKTESENPSFYKSFCKEVEVLTEIRHRNIIRLYGYCLHNRCMFLVYEYLERGSLFCNLANEIEAQELNWSKRVNIIKGTSYALAYMHHHCTPPIVHRDITTSNILLNSELDACVSDFGTARLLDTDSSNQTILVGTYGYIAPELAYTINVTTKCDVYSFGVVALETMMGHHPGEFISRLSKPSTQNLMVKDVLDSRIPLPILKKDMQDVVLVMTLALACLSSDPKSRPSMEDVANDFLASNSPIHFSFSDVSIYQLMNQEIYVIGKN